From the genome of Cedecea lapagei, one region includes:
- a CDS encoding glycoside hydrolase family 1 protein, translating to MRYRFPEKFWWGTATSATQSEGRIEGDGKGENIWDYASHEFNARFYNGVTSDETSTFYQRWREDIQLAKNIGLNSFRTSISWSRLIPDGDGEVNPQAVQFYNDVIDELIRQGIEPFINLYHFDMPMALQEKGGFENREVVEAFARYAEICYRLFGDRVRYWFTFNEPLIPAEAGYLHPRHYPYVTDFRRAAQVLHHIVIAHCKAVAAWRALKIDGQIGIIMDVIPVYPRSDSPEDLKAAEMADLFYTRSINEPMLLGRYPDELVALLKEYDVCPKVLPGDCELIAATRVDLLGINYYRPRRVKARETLLEEPHGFVPERFFEEYAMPGRRMNTSRGIEIYPPALYDIALLVKERYGNLPWFVSENGIGIMDEEQFMVDGEVQDDYRIEFLQEHLTWLHKAMAEGSQCLGYQMWTFIDCWSWQNAYKNRYGFYRLDLATQQRSLKKSGRWFRSVIENNGFEEADHVEL from the coding sequence ATGAGATACCGCTTTCCCGAGAAGTTTTGGTGGGGTACGGCGACCAGCGCCACGCAGTCTGAGGGGCGAATTGAGGGCGATGGCAAAGGTGAAAATATCTGGGACTACGCCTCACATGAGTTTAACGCCCGTTTTTACAACGGTGTCACCTCCGACGAGACCTCTACGTTTTATCAACGCTGGCGGGAAGATATTCAGCTGGCAAAAAACATTGGCCTCAATTCATTTCGCACGTCGATTTCCTGGTCCCGCCTGATCCCCGATGGAGACGGTGAGGTTAATCCTCAGGCCGTGCAGTTTTATAATGATGTGATTGACGAGCTGATCCGCCAGGGCATTGAGCCTTTTATCAATCTCTACCATTTTGATATGCCGATGGCGCTGCAGGAGAAAGGCGGGTTTGAAAATCGAGAGGTGGTGGAAGCTTTCGCCCGCTATGCGGAGATCTGTTACCGCCTGTTCGGGGATCGCGTGCGTTACTGGTTCACCTTCAACGAGCCGCTTATCCCTGCCGAGGCAGGTTATTTACATCCACGCCATTATCCTTATGTGACCGATTTTCGCCGCGCAGCCCAGGTGCTGCACCATATTGTTATCGCCCACTGCAAAGCGGTTGCCGCCTGGCGCGCGCTGAAGATTGACGGGCAGATTGGCATCATTATGGACGTCATCCCCGTTTATCCGCGCAGCGACAGCCCGGAAGATCTGAAGGCTGCTGAGATGGCCGATCTGTTCTACACACGCAGCATTAACGAGCCGATGCTGCTTGGGCGCTATCCTGACGAGCTGGTGGCGCTGCTGAAAGAATATGACGTGTGTCCGAAGGTGCTGCCGGGCGACTGTGAGCTGATTGCCGCGACCCGCGTTGATTTGCTGGGCATCAACTACTATCGCCCGCGTCGGGTTAAAGCGCGTGAGACGTTGCTCGAAGAGCCGCACGGTTTTGTGCCGGAGCGCTTTTTTGAAGAGTACGCGATGCCGGGGCGGCGGATGAATACCTCGCGCGGCATCGAAATTTACCCGCCTGCACTCTACGACATCGCCTTGCTGGTGAAAGAGCGCTACGGTAACCTGCCGTGGTTTGTCTCCGAGAACGGCATTGGCATCATGGATGAAGAGCAGTTCATGGTGGACGGCGAGGTGCAGGACGATTACCGCATTGAGTTTCTGCAGGAGCATTTAACCTGGCTGCATAAGGCGATGGCGGAAGGCAGCCAGTGCCTGGGCTACCAGATGTGGACCTTTATCGACTGCTGGTCATGGCAGAACGCCTATAAAAATCGCTACGGCTTCTATCGGCTCGATTTAGCCACGCAGCAGCGCTCGCTGAAAAAGTCCGGGCGCTGGTTCCGCTCCGTGATTGAAAACAATGGGTTCGAGGAGGCTGACCATGTCGAGCTTTGA
- a CDS encoding PTS sugar transporter subunit IIC, protein MSSFDKLADKLMPVANAIGNQRHMQAIRNGLISILPLTIVGSFFVILLNIPIKGYMDFIAPWRDTLDVPFRFTVGLMSLYAAFTIGSFLGKSYKLNDITSGLLAMLATLLMIVPVNIKQGVTVAGEAVAGRYIPVTSLSSQGLFGAIISSLIAIEIYRFIKVRNIEIKMPAGVPPVVASSFSALFPTLAVVLVFWIPRHFLNIDINAIISYIIMPLKGFMTGTNLFGGIVTQFFIDLFWVLGIHGHAVMGPLIRPLWDQAIVQNMELFQSGVSAYELPNIFTEQFFQWYAQMGGTGSTLALVVLFIRSRVIYLKQLGKLSFIPGLFNINEPMIFGAPIVMNPILAIPFILAPMVNTVVVYLFTVSGLIPRMMVKPPFTLPAPLGALITTNWNLIACGLVFICFFISLAIYYPFFKAYEKKMLETELQQKEEEERAKALAEAK, encoded by the coding sequence ATGTCGAGCTTTGATAAGTTAGCCGACAAGCTGATGCCGGTGGCCAATGCGATTGGCAATCAGCGCCATATGCAGGCAATTCGTAACGGGCTTATTTCGATCCTGCCGTTGACCATCGTCGGCTCTTTCTTCGTTATTTTGTTGAATATCCCGATTAAGGGCTATATGGATTTTATAGCGCCCTGGCGTGACACGCTCGACGTGCCGTTCCGCTTTACCGTTGGGCTGATGTCGCTGTACGCCGCGTTCACCATCGGCTCGTTCCTCGGTAAAAGCTATAAACTAAACGACATCACCAGCGGCCTGCTGGCGATGCTGGCAACGCTGCTGATGATCGTGCCGGTGAACATTAAGCAGGGCGTGACCGTGGCGGGGGAAGCGGTGGCGGGGCGCTACATTCCTGTGACTTCGCTGAGTTCTCAGGGGCTGTTTGGCGCGATCATCTCCTCGCTAATTGCCATTGAGATTTATCGCTTTATCAAAGTCAGAAATATCGAAATTAAAATGCCTGCGGGCGTGCCGCCGGTGGTTGCCAGCTCGTTTTCAGCGCTGTTCCCGACGCTTGCCGTGGTGCTGGTATTCTGGATCCCCCGACACTTTCTCAACATCGATATCAACGCCATCATCAGCTACATCATTATGCCGCTCAAAGGCTTTATGACCGGCACCAACCTTTTTGGTGGCATCGTTACCCAGTTCTTTATTGACCTGTTCTGGGTGCTTGGGATCCACGGTCATGCGGTGATGGGGCCGCTGATCCGCCCGCTGTGGGATCAGGCAATTGTGCAGAATATGGAGCTGTTCCAGTCCGGCGTCAGCGCCTATGAGCTGCCGAATATTTTCACCGAGCAATTCTTCCAGTGGTACGCGCAGATGGGCGGCACCGGCTCAACGCTGGCGCTGGTAGTGCTGTTTATTCGCTCTCGCGTTATCTACCTGAAACAGCTGGGTAAGCTGTCATTTATTCCGGGGCTGTTTAACATCAATGAGCCGATGATTTTCGGCGCGCCGATTGTGATGAATCCGATCCTCGCGATCCCGTTTATTCTGGCGCCAATGGTAAATACCGTGGTGGTGTATCTGTTCACGGTTAGCGGGCTGATTCCGCGCATGATGGTGAAGCCACCGTTTACCCTTCCAGCGCCGCTGGGGGCGCTGATCACCACCAACTGGAACCTGATTGCCTGTGGGCTGGTGTTTATCTGCTTCTTTATTTCACTGGCTATCTATTATCCGTTCTTCAAGGCGTACGAGAAGAAGATGCTGGAAACTGAGCTTCAGCAGAAGGAGGAAGAGGAGAGGGCTAAGGCGCTGGCCGAGGCTAAGTAA
- a CDS encoding PTS sugar transporter subunit IIB, giving the protein MKKIFLCCAAGMSTSMLVERMKQSAQGRGVAVEITAVPVSDFDQIIDEADVILLGPQVKFQLQNLSAAAAPHGVPVAAIDMMHYGSMQGDKVLDHAISLLKAAE; this is encoded by the coding sequence ATGAAAAAAATCTTCTTATGCTGTGCTGCGGGGATGTCGACCAGCATGTTAGTGGAAAGGATGAAACAGTCCGCGCAGGGCCGCGGAGTGGCGGTAGAAATTACCGCCGTGCCGGTCTCCGATTTTGACCAGATTATCGATGAAGCCGACGTCATCCTGCTCGGGCCGCAGGTGAAATTCCAGCTGCAAAATCTGAGCGCGGCGGCGGCGCCTCACGGCGTGCCGGTGGCGGCGATCGACATGATGCATTACGGCTCAATGCAGGGCGATAAGGTGCTGGATCACGCGATTTCGCTGCTGAAAGCCGCAGAATAG